ATGCTTCCACAGTTTTAATTTGTTTTTCTATACAACCTATTGTGCTACGTTTTAATGTGATTCTCAATTTTGCCACTATAAGTTCCCCCTATCCAATAATCTCTTCTACCGTTTTGCCTCTCATTTTAGCGACTTCTTCCACAGTTTTAAGCCTTGAGAGACCTTCAATAGCGGCACTTACCATATTAAACGGGTTGTTAGAACCAAGTGATTTAGTACCTACATCGCCTATTCCGGCAAGTTCGAGTACAGCCCTTACAGGTCCTCCGGCAATTACTCCCGTTCCTTCTTCCGCCGGTTTTAATAAAACTCTGCCACTACCGGATTCGCCTATTACCTCATGGGGTATTGTAGTATTTACTATAGGAACACTTATAAGATTTTTCTTAGCTTCCTCTACACCTTTTTTAATAGCATCCGGAATTTCGGCTGCTTTGCCCATTCCTGCACCGACGTGTCCTTTTTCGTCGCCTACCACGACAAGTGCACTAAATCTAAAGTTT
Above is a window of Clostridia bacterium DNA encoding:
- the rpsE gene encoding 30S ribosomal protein S5 is translated as MEQNKSSALELKEKLVDIRRVAKVVKGGRNFRFSALVVVGDEKGHVGAGMGKAAEIPDAIKKGVEEAKKNLISVPIVNTTIPHEVIGESGSGRVLLKPAEEGTGVIAGGPVRAVLELAGIGDVGTKSLGSNNPFNMVSAAIEGLSRLKTVEEVAKMRGKTVEEIIG